Genomic DNA from Candidatus Peregrinibacteria bacterium:
GAGAAAAAAAATATAGTAAGCGTGAGGTCATGGCTGAAATATGATCCGAATGTTTTCAAGGCTACAGAAATTGAAGATAAGGGATCAGATTTCCCTCTTGCTTCTCCAGATGGAAATGAAATCGACGAGGAAAACGGTCAGGTAAAAATTGGAAGAGGAGTTGCTGGTGGAGGAAAAAAAGATGATATTCTTTTCGTAGCAATGGTGGAATTTTCAGTGGTAAGTCAAAAAGCAGAAACTGCTGATATTGCCTTTGTTAACTTTCAAAAGGAAGAACTCGGCGAAACAGGAGTGTTCATTCTCGATGAATCGACTTTACAGCCGGAGAATGTTTTGGGGAAAGAACCAAGAAAATTAGAATTTGCACTCAATTCAGGGGAAAAAACACAAAAAACTCCATCACCAAATGCGAGTCAAGACACTCCTCTTCTGGACACAAAAAAACCGATAGATGCGTCACCAAAATCTCCAGAAATTGGAGGACCAGACAACGGATCTGGGTCTCCGGTACAAGACGTCGTTTCTAGTGACGTGATTCAGCGCCCACAAGGACTTCGAATTCAAACTACTGCGAACGAAGTCAACCTCGTCTGGAAAGTGAGTGAGAGTTCTTCTGTAAAAGGGTATTACGTATATTATTCAGAAAATAGCGGATTTTATATTCGGAGAAGTGATGTGGGAAAAACAACCACAAAAACATTTTCTCAAACTGATCTCACCAAGAATAAAATGTACTATTTTGCAATAACGGCCTACAACGAAAAAGGTCAAGAAAGTGATTATTCTGACGAGGTGTATGTAAAATTTGGAGTTCCAGAAACGGAAAGCCATCCATTTACTTTCGGAGCGAGAGAAGGCCAAAAAACTGATCTCACAAAAAATGTAACGAAACTTACTTCCAGTGGACCGGAAGAGTCTGTTGCTATTTCCCTAGGAATATTGGGAATATCTTCCCTTATTATCTACGCATACAAAAAAATTCGCTCTTCTCGGGATTCTTCATAAGTTCTTGAAAAATTCCCTAAAAAAGACTATACTTTTCGAATATTACAAATACACAAATGACAAACAAATGGACCACTCTTCATGAGGACAACATCGAGGAAACTCATCAAAACATCACAAGTGTTTTGGATGAAGATGTTGGTCACGGAAGATCTTCCGCAAAACGACACCAGATATTTGCCGTAGTATTCGCTGTGATTGGAATTCTTCTGATCGGCGTTGGAGGCTATCCATTTTTGGTAGATGGGAATGGGAAAATAAATTTCGCTGCACTTATCTCA
This window encodes:
- a CDS encoding fibronectin type III domain-containing protein, whose product is MKRHHFPLLVIFGILFFSFAMDLRVLADEPKTDIVFAEECTEKDIKKCPLIPFEDEEKAKYPGALYAGDTFRLIIFVKNLEKKNIVSVRSWLKYDPNVFKATEIEDKGSDFPLASPDGNEIDEENGQVKIGRGVAGGGKKDDILFVAMVEFSVVSQKAETADIAFVNFQKEELGETGVFILDESTLQPENVLGKEPRKLEFALNSGEKTQKTPSPNASQDTPLLDTKKPIDASPKSPEIGGPDNGSGSPVQDVVSSDVIQRPQGLRIQTTANEVNLVWKVSESSSVKGYYVYYSENSGFYIRRSDVGKTTTKTFSQTDLTKNKMYYFAITAYNEKGQESDYSDEVYVKFGVPETESHPFTFGAREGQKTDLTKNVTKLTSSGPEESVAISLGILGISSLIIYAYKKIRSSRDSS